The nucleotide window GCGGACACGGCAGGGAGTGGGGCAGGGTCAGAAGGAGGCGGGTCAGGGGAAGCAGTTAGTGCAGCTGCTAGAGCCGAGAGAGAAGGTTGGGCCTAGAGCATCGGAGGAGTGAGGTGGGAGGAGACAGAGCCGCGGGAGGTAAAAGTAGGGCCAGGGAGAAGGAGAACTGTCCAGAGCAGTAGTAGCAGAGGCCTtgtgaaaaggaaaagaaagttcATCAAACAATACATGACGAGATAAAAAGACACAGTTGGAAGAAAGATCTAAACAACGATAACCTTGATGATTTAAAGAATAACCTAAAAACACACACCTAGAAgactgaaattgaaatttattaGAATTATATGGACGTAAGTAAGGAAAACAAGCACACCCAAAAGTTTTGAGATAGGAGTAATTGGGGACTTTGTGAAATAAGATTTCATAAGGTGATTTATGATAAAGTAATTTAGAAGGGAGACGATTAATGAGATAGACAGCGGTATGCATAGCCTCAGCCCAATAGGAAGAGGGCATAGAGGCATGGGCCAAAAGTGTGAGGCCAGTATCGACAATATGACGGTGTTTGCGTTCAGCTAAGCCATTTTGCTCAGGGTGATGAGGACAAGAGAGATGGTGATGAATGCCATGATGAGATAAAAAAtccttaaataaattattagtgTATTCCCCACCCCCATCAGATTGAAAAGCCTTAATTTTAGTAGAGAACATATTTTCGACCAACGCCTTGAATTTAACAAAATGAGAGAAGACTTCAGATTTTAACTTCATTGGGTAAATCCAAGAATAACGggaaaaatcatcaacaaagagaacataataagaaaaaccagaaattgatttatttgaagAACTCCACACATCAGAGTGAATAAGTTCAAGCGGTGCAGTAGAAACATAAATAGACGGACTAAAGGGTAACTTAACACTTTTACCCAATGGACATGActgacaaaaaaaagaaccaGACTGAGAGCCAGAAAGCggtaatttattatgagaaaacaaaaattgtaaaGTAGATGAAGCAAGATGACCAAGACGAGAGTGCCAAACAGAGCAACCGACACGAACATCTAGCAAAGCAACACGATCAGGCAAAATGTGAAAGGACTTATTCGGGTAGAAGGAAAACGGATATAGGCCATTGCTACTCTTGCCCAGGAAAAGAATCTTCCCCGTCGCCAAATCCTGGATAAAAAAGCAATCAGGGAAAAAGGTGAAGAAACAATTGTTGTCAGTGGCAAATTTATGAACAGATAAAAGGGGAAGAGAGGCATCAGGACAATGAAGAATATTATtaagagaaaaggaagagtTAAGGTGAGAGATACGAGAGTGACCAATATGGGTAATAGGCAAACCTGTTCCACCAAGAACACGTCCAACATTGTCGGAACCATGATACTCTCTAGCAAGGGAAAGATGGCTTAAGTCATTGGTGGTGATGTGGGTGTTAGCCCCAGTATCAGCAACCCATTGTTGTGCGCCACCATGGGACAGATGGTGAGCAGTCATGCCTTGAAGATGAGTAGGAGGAGTAGGCACGGAAGTAGCCTTGGAAGGACAAACAGCAGCAACATGTCCAAAACCACGACAATTGTAACATTGCAAAGGCCCACGAGAAGAAGAATTAGACCCAAAAGAGGAGGGAGGAGAGCCCAAGGGAGGAGGCCCAAGAACACCTTGAACAGAATTGTGGTAACGACGCGGCTGTGAAGAAGAGGATTGGGAGAAGCCGTAAGACCCAAAGTTCGAAGCAGAACCAAAACGCGGGGCAGAGAGCAAGTTGCGACGATCCGAAGCACGACCGGCGAAGCCACCGCGATCACCAAAATCGCGCCCACCAAGGCCATCGCGACCACCACGGGAAGCAACCATGGCTGTCGCACCGGAAGAGATAGCCGGAGAAGACGAAGCTTGAAAACATCGTTCAGCCGATAAGAGAAGGGCTTCAAGGTCAGGCATGACGATGGGATTCTCACGAGCTTGAGTGGCAGCAACCGTAGTCTCATAAAGCGGACCAACATTATTCATAACCACAGCTAGAAGATCAGATTCATGAACGGGAGCACCTGCCAATGCCAAGTTATCTGTAATAGAGTGGATACGATCCAGAAAATCAGTGATGGAAGAATCACCACGGGTCGTGCGAAGCAAATCGCTACGAAGCTGAAGAAGACGATTTTCATTCAGAGAAGCGAAGTGAGTTTCAAGCGCCAACCAAGTGTCATGTGCGGTGGTTTTGGTAGCAACCGTAGCAAGAACTTTATGATGAAGAGAACCattgatgagagagagaacaagttGATCTTTCTGAACCCAGTCCTCATAGTCGGGATTGGAGATGAGAGACGGAGGAGAAGACTCACTTTCCTTGGCCTTGGGGTCTGAAATGGTGGGAGAGGGACTCGGGCAGCTACCGTCGACATAGGAGAGCAAGCGGCAACTGCGAAGAACAGGAACAATCTGAGCAAGCCAGGTCGGGTAGTTATCACGTTCGAGACGAACAGAGATAACGTGACTGATGCTAGAAAGGTCAAGAGCAAAGGAGGAAGCCATGAGATCGAGAaaagggaagaagaaaaaaaactagacGATGGATCGAAGACGTTAAGTCTCAGGCTcttgataccatgaaggaattTGAATCTCTTCGATACCTTTATTGATAAACAGTATAGGAAATATATACACAGCCAATACTTGGTGATTACACAACATATCTCCTATTCTAGGTAAggaatatacatacataaatatatataattggcaAGTAAATCATATCTCAATCATATCAGCATTAACGTCCATTACCTACAACCACATTAATAAGTACACAGAAAGACTATAGATATTAGGAATGTGCAAATTCTACATGGTgcacagaagaaaaagaacgaAAAGAACTGCTTGGTGCAGCTGATGATCAATAAGAAGAACTATGAAACTTAACTGTTGAACACGGCAAGTTTCTAATGACAATATAGCTCCCCTTAAGCTCCTATTTGATGTTTCAGCTATACGAGCAGCAAATCCATAAGGAAGCTGCagcccttctttctttccaatgAACTCCAATACTTTCATAATCTGGCACCCgaaaaaatgaatttatttaaagagGAACGAATTAACAGTGGAAGTCAACATACTTGACAATCTTTTATCTAACACAAGCAATTATACAAGTTGGAAGACAGAAAATTCAACCTGTTCTTCTGTTGGTGCATTTATTCGCACATTAAGACACCGAGACCGGATTGCTTCAGTAACCTTTGACGAGCTATTACAGCATAGTACTAGCCTGCAATAGGCATTATATTTCTCCATAGTTCTTCGAAGAGAATGTTGTGCTTCTCTTGAAAGTTTGTCAACTTCATTCAGCACTAAGACTAATATTGCAAACAGGACATAGTATCAGTATACACTCTTAAACATTTAGACACCCAAATACTTTTTCATCTAACTGCAATTTTTACtttccattttatttaattcttGGTGCAAGCTGgggaggaaaaggaagaataCAATGCCAGTTTCACAGTACTGTGAAAATGATGAGAAACCACATAAATAAccataatataaacaagtaatTCATTCAACTAAGAGATAAATTtaaccaaataaaaagaatacgACCTGCATACATTGAAGTATATCTACAAAGGAAATACTAATAAATGATCAGCAAGTAAACTTATTTAAAACTAcctttatatccttttttcccttttgtgtCAATGGGTCTATTTTTAGCCATTTCTTTAATTATCTCTTGAACAATATATCTGTCCTGAAACCCTGCATCACTAGGGCTCAGTTTAATATGGTTGGTGCTTGATAATGTAGTCAGCTCTATATCAATGGTTCTACTTCCAGCCTGAAAATAAACCAGAGAAGCATTTTAGTTCAAATGcaatacaaaattaaaggataaACTAAGAAAGTGGAGTCCAAATACCAGTTATAAGGTGCTCAAAAATGCACGTACTATGTAATCAACAAGGATGatattaagaaaacaaaatacagaTCTATCATAAAACATAAATGTTGTTActaaaagtcaacaaacccaaaatatcTTGAAATAAAGGAGCatgaaaagataaataaattcacCTAATACATTATACTTAGCTAAGGGGAGGTGTTAGCCATTCATCAAGGAAGACATCTGATGCGGACATCATTAGTTAGTTTCCTAGAATCTCTAGTTTTCCAGATTTCACTAGGATTTTAGTTTCCAAATTTTTAGTCGGATTTGATTTAAGTTTCCTAGTTTATTTGAATTAGTTCCTTGGTGGATTAGGATTTCTGTTTTAGTaagggatttttatcctattGTCTCTAGGTTTTAATTTGCTATATATACCCCCAACGTAGTTCTTtaaaatggagttgttgagATATAAAGAAAAGCTTATTTTCTAGAGATTGGAGACTACTTGGCGTGAAGCCAAACCCCTGGAGTGATTCCAGACCTATCccttttgttctgttttctgttttccttGTTTTCGCTTCCGCTAAACTACCTAAATACTCAATTCACCCATATCCTACGTCAACATCTTAATCATTTCCAAAAGCTGCAATCATGTGgatgaaaacaaagttcaaaGATTCTTATCAAGAGAAAAAACCCGagactatttttcttttgaaaataaaaatgtaggTACAAAACTCTGTTCTTTTTTGGGAAAGCTAACAAggagtaataataataagcaaCACATGTTTTCCGAAATGAACAGAAAGTGAAATCTAAGTAGAATATTCAAATTACATTCAAGTATGTAATGATTTGTCAACGTAATGCTTTAGCATGCTCAATGAATTTGCTAAAGTCTAAAGATGACCAGTAATTATCcaataaaacataaatcaaCGTAGCTTCACCtaaatattaatgaaaaataacaacatTTCCTACAGAAGCAGCATTAATGATCAATCACATGAATTAAAAAGAGGGTGAAGCTTGCATCAACTTTCCATGCCTTGTTTTCCACCTTCACCTGCCAACCAcaagaatttctcaaaatccaTAATCCGTCACAAAAGAAGCTTTTGTTCTCTTCAGACATATTCTCAGTAGCTGTTGTGCAGGGAAGAAGGCTAGGACCTTCGGTAAGCGGAGAACCTGCATAAGACAAAGTGGGAGAAGCagtcgttaagcttcggacaccggtgtggtgccagctgaaggctctccgatgcttaagtcagCTATAAGTGGTAACTTTGGCAAAGTAACAGTAAAGATGAGAAAGTAGTTACCCTTTTTACTTGGGtcctgttccctatttataggggagTGAAAGTGAGAGGTTTGTACAaagtttcaatgtgggactttgtgcaagttaccttggtggcgacacgtgtcctggagattaggtttggcaattgggagcttcggcaggtgtctggcactTCGGgagtgtgtcttccttcggcagggAAGAAGGTGtagctgccttggtgctagtcgctttgatgctgggtACGCTCGgttgattatggtgtaaacagtagTTCCTCAAGTTCGCGGTCAAGAAGTAACTTTTGGGTTAGAAACTTGTGAGTTTTTTGTGTAATCATGACCGAGCATTCCAGCTTAGTTAGTCTTTAAAGCCTTTGGTAGCTGTGTATCTAGGTGTTTAGCAAGGAGGCCGGGACTGGGCTCTGTGGAGCTGAGCTTCGGTAAGGGCCGGGGCCTGGAAGCTTCGGCAAATGAGCCATGAGGAGCACTCTTGTGAGCCTTACACTCTTTTTGCATGGCCTTTGCCgttcccccctcccccccccccccctcttttatttatttatttttaggctAGGCCTTTGGTGAGCTAAGATTGTTGTGAGCCCCCAAGAAAAGCCACATGACccctgccgttcggcaaggggtTTGAAAAGTCTCGGGCTCGGGCCTTGGGTTCGGTTTTGGCGAAAAGGTTGGGCTTCGGCAAGGCATGGGGAAAATAGAGTGGGGCTGAGCCCCAATTGGAACTAGGGTTTGGGAGGAGCAAGGGTATCTCTCTTTGTACAAGAGGTGTCGTTCGACAGTGTATGTGCACAAGGAGGCTAACCCGATTGCAGCAAATGTTGTTTTCGACACCACCGAATCGGCAACATTATCCCTACCGTTCGGCAAGGCATATCTGGGACCAAATCCactcttcttatttttctcgTCGATCGACGGTTTTTCACAAGGGTGCTAAAGCAGATTGGGTCTTTGGTCCTTGGTTCTCACGGAGAGTTGGAGTTGTCTCTATTAGCCAAAGCTcaacccttgccgttcggcaaggggtGATCAGAAATTTTTGAGAGGCCTCTTGCTGTGTATTCGGCAAGTGGAGATTTTCGTGGGCAAGCTAGTAGGTGGTTTTAGTATAGCATAGTTTCGGCAAGGCTGGGTCGGTTGAGGCTAGGTACTCGAGCTTTGGAGAAGGGTTTTTCGAGCTGGTCCTTCGGCAACAAGGTATGGTTTGGAGTCCCGATTTGTGCTTTCAcagcccttgccgttcggcaagggtgtcTTGATAAATTTTTGAAGCTCCTCTTTCTGTT belongs to Prunus persica cultivar Lovell chromosome G4, Prunus_persica_NCBIv2, whole genome shotgun sequence and includes:
- the LOC109948707 gene encoding replication factor C subunit 3-like, with the protein product MSEENKSFFCDGLWILRNSCGWQAGSRTIDIELTTLSSTNHIKLSPSDAGFQDRYIVQEIIKEMAKNRPIDTKGKKGYKVLVLNEVDKLSREAQHSLRRTMEKYNAYCRLVLCCNSSSKVTEAIRSRCLNVRINAPTEEQIMKVLEFIGKKEGLQLPYGFAARIAETSNRSLRGAILSLETCRVQQYPFTSNQAIPPMDWEEYVSEIASDVMKEQSPKRLYQVRQKLYELLLNCIPPEIILKRLLYELLKKLDAELKHEVCHWAAYYEHRMRLGQKAIFHLEAFVAKFMSIYKGFLIAAFG